A genomic window from Candidatus Kouleothrix ribensis includes:
- a CDS encoding PAS domain S-box protein, translating to MTTVNPVSSAVSPEDQPTRPGAPFSLPMSQEALESLPFPISIYTCDGLLVGANNLVEQLFRVPQSAVLGTFNILTDPIAQAGNTHELFQAAIAGQRVQAPPICYDYSFPATRNPTRTNCWIELTYLPFRDAAGCVTHVGAITQDVTDRVEAEQKMALLTALIENASDGIAVTDLTGRFTYCNPAYQALIGYGDDAIGMSIADVHPDEAAAMADGTTQVREHGYWHGQLTARRADGSSFPSEISAFTLRDHDGQPNGMGAIIRDLSERQAQEQRLRMFQTLVENAAIGMAITDLEGNYTYANKALRATYGYGDAMIGMSIPQLLPPEEQANVGPKLAELFTNGHMNTESQFLCRDGSSRPTAVAAMLIGNANGVPLATAAVIRDLTEERAREGDLRTFKALVENAPDAISVVSAEQGIFIYNNAAFERIFGYGDEVLSLPVTTIYLEENIKYFPELLQELVVNGKIQGTMTFRRKDGSALPASYAIFAVYDSNGNPQSFVSIIRDITEQQHAEAERVILQEQVIAAQQAALRELSTPLIPIADGVVAMPLIGSIDSSRAQMVIEALLTGVSELRASTTIIDITGVPVVDTQVANALLRAAQAVKLLGARVILTGIRPEVAQTLVGLGVDLGGITTRGTLQAGIAEALERRAN from the coding sequence ATGACTACAGTAAACCCTGTCTCTTCGGCGGTTAGTCCCGAGGATCAACCTACCCGGCCCGGCGCGCCGTTCAGTTTGCCGATGAGCCAGGAGGCGCTAGAGTCGCTGCCCTTCCCGATCTCGATCTACACCTGCGACGGCCTGCTTGTCGGTGCGAACAACCTGGTGGAGCAGCTCTTCCGAGTGCCTCAATCTGCCGTCTTAGGCACCTTCAATATTTTGACTGATCCGATTGCGCAGGCCGGTAATACGCACGAGCTTTTTCAGGCCGCGATAGCCGGCCAGCGCGTTCAGGCACCGCCGATCTGCTACGATTACTCCTTCCCTGCCACGCGCAACCCCACGCGGACGAACTGCTGGATCGAGTTGACCTACCTGCCCTTTCGAGATGCTGCCGGCTGCGTCACCCATGTCGGGGCGATCACCCAGGATGTGACTGATCGGGTCGAGGCCGAGCAAAAAATGGCGCTGCTCACCGCACTGATCGAAAACGCGAGTGATGGCATCGCGGTGACTGACCTGACCGGCCGCTTCACGTACTGTAACCCGGCCTATCAGGCACTGATCGGTTATGGCGATGACGCGATCGGAATGAGCATCGCCGATGTGCATCCCGACGAGGCCGCAGCCATGGCAGACGGCACTACTCAGGTGCGCGAGCACGGCTATTGGCATGGCCAGCTGACGGCCCGGCGTGCCGATGGCAGCAGCTTTCCATCTGAGATCTCGGCCTTTACGCTGCGCGATCATGATGGCCAGCCCAATGGTATGGGGGCGATCATCCGCGATCTGAGCGAACGACAGGCTCAAGAGCAGCGCCTGCGCATGTTCCAGACCCTGGTAGAGAATGCGGCGATCGGGATGGCGATCACCGACCTTGAGGGTAACTATACCTACGCCAACAAAGCACTCCGCGCCACCTACGGCTATGGCGATGCCATGATTGGGATGAGCATCCCACAGCTGCTGCCTCCTGAGGAACAGGCCAACGTCGGCCCGAAGTTGGCCGAGCTATTTACCAACGGGCACATGAACACCGAGTCGCAGTTTCTTTGCCGCGATGGCAGCTCGCGCCCGACCGCCGTCGCAGCAATGCTGATCGGCAATGCCAACGGCGTGCCACTGGCCACTGCCGCCGTCATCCGCGACTTGACCGAGGAACGCGCGCGCGAGGGCGATCTGCGCACATTCAAAGCCCTGGTCGAGAACGCGCCCGATGCGATTAGCGTCGTTTCTGCCGAGCAAGGCATATTTATCTATAACAACGCTGCATTCGAGCGCATCTTTGGCTATGGCGACGAGGTGCTCAGTTTGCCGGTGACCACGATCTACCTGGAGGAAAACATCAAGTATTTCCCCGAACTGCTCCAGGAGCTGGTCGTAAACGGTAAAATCCAGGGTACGATGACATTTCGCCGCAAAGACGGCAGCGCTTTGCCGGCCAGCTACGCGATCTTTGCCGTCTATGACAGTAACGGTAATCCTCAGTCGTTTGTCAGCATCATACGCGACATCACCGAGCAGCAGCATGCCGAAGCCGAGCGCGTGATCCTCCAGGAACAGGTTATCGCGGCTCAGCAGGCAGCCCTGCGCGAGCTATCGACCCCGCTCATCCCGATTGCCGACGGTGTGGTGGCCATGCCGCTGATTGGCAGCATCGACAGCAGCCGCGCACAGATGGTGATCGAGGCATTACTGACCGGCGTGAGCGAGCTGCGCGCCAGCACCACAATTATCGACATCACTGGCGTGCCGGTGGTCGATACGCAGGTGGCGAATGCCCTGCTACGCGCGGCGCAGGCCGTCAAGCTGCTTGGCGCGCGCGTGATCCTCACAGGCATCCGCCCCGAGGTTGCCCAGACCCTGGTGGGCCTGGGGGTGGATCTGGGTGGGATCACTACCCGCGGCACGCTCCAAGCTGGCATCGCCGAAGCGCTGGAGCGCCGGGCCAATTAA
- a CDS encoding PPOX class F420-dependent oxidoreductase: MTTIPQTAATGYFAALAGEQFIVLTTYRASGTPVPTTVWFAEAGGKLYITTNVNLKKVGRIRANPAVQVAASDQVGNLRGTALAAQARVLEPAEFGPAEAALRAKYGQVYVTMTGQMDATQPPNSRIFLEVTPPC; the protein is encoded by the coding sequence ATGACCACAATACCACAGACTGCTGCGACCGGCTACTTCGCGGCACTGGCCGGCGAGCAGTTCATCGTGCTCACTACCTACCGCGCCTCGGGCACGCCCGTACCAACCACCGTCTGGTTTGCCGAGGCCGGCGGCAAGCTGTACATCACCACCAACGTAAACCTCAAGAAGGTTGGCCGCATCCGTGCAAACCCGGCCGTGCAGGTTGCCGCGAGCGATCAGGTGGGCAATCTGCGCGGCACGGCGCTCGCGGCGCAGGCGCGCGTGCTCGAGCCGGCCGAGTTCGGGCCGGCCGAGGCTGCATTACGCGCCAAGTATGGCCAGGTCTATGTGACCATGACCGGCCAGATGGATGCGACCCAGCCGCCCAACAGCCGGATCTTCCTCGAGGTAACGCCGCCGTGTTGA
- a CDS encoding propanediol/glycerol family dehydratase large subunit — MSRSRRFAILDDRAINRETFVEPWPEAGLVVADSPFDPAPSLVIAHGRVAELDGRARAEFDLIDHFIADHALDLVMAGEAMATPSIEIARMLADINVPREAVLRLARGCTPAKLVEIIRPMNVLELMIGLAKMRVRRAPANQAHVTNKREHPALLAADAAEAALRGFAEVETTVGVARFAPFNALAILVGTQAGRGGVLTQCSVEESLGLRLAMKGLTTYAETLSVYGTEHTFVDGDDTPWSKAFLASAYASRGVKVRFTSGTGSEALMGHAEGRSMLYLEARCLLVTRGAGSQGVQNGSISCIALPESLPGGVRAVLAENLLAAMLGLEVATGNDALASHSDIRKTAKLMLQFIPGADFIFSGYSAVPKRDNLFGGGNFDAEDFDDYNVLQRDMQIDGGTRSICEDEALAIRRVAALAIQAVYAELGFPPITDAEVEAAVLAHASEDMPARDVVADLAAADRFLAGDQTVLAVVAALQRRGFVQVAANMLEMGRQRVAGDYLQPAALFDHDFRVQSAINAPNDYCGPGTGYRLDAARWQEIQQIRQARSPREFIAEQLGQPLAQLAPLGPAKAGTGREVIVAVGPAFGSALTRTIGGLAHEDVLAALLTGVAREGLVARIVKVYHSSDCAAIGYAGAQLSGSGVAIGMQSRGTTVIHRRGLARLNNLELFPQSPSLTLAAYEQIGRNAARYAKGEQPTPVPVQVDNWARLRLIVKTALLHRRETEQVRDLPPDELAFDWEPDV, encoded by the coding sequence ATGTCGCGTTCCCGTCGCTTTGCCATCCTCGACGATCGCGCGATCAACCGCGAGACGTTCGTCGAGCCGTGGCCCGAGGCCGGCCTGGTCGTCGCCGACAGCCCATTCGACCCGGCGCCCAGCCTGGTGATTGCGCACGGCCGCGTGGCCGAGCTCGACGGCCGCGCCCGCGCCGAGTTCGATCTGATCGACCACTTCATCGCCGATCATGCGCTCGATCTGGTGATGGCCGGCGAGGCCATGGCCACGCCATCGATCGAGATCGCGCGCATGCTGGCCGACATCAACGTACCGCGCGAGGCCGTGCTGCGGCTGGCGCGCGGCTGCACGCCCGCCAAGCTGGTCGAGATCATCCGGCCTATGAATGTGCTCGAGCTCATGATCGGCCTGGCCAAGATGCGCGTGCGCCGCGCCCCCGCCAACCAGGCCCATGTGACCAACAAGCGCGAGCACCCGGCCCTGCTGGCCGCCGATGCGGCCGAGGCGGCCCTACGCGGCTTTGCCGAGGTCGAGACGACAGTAGGCGTGGCGCGCTTCGCGCCGTTCAACGCGCTGGCCATCCTGGTGGGCACGCAGGCCGGCCGCGGCGGCGTGCTGACCCAGTGCTCAGTCGAGGAGTCGCTCGGGTTGCGCCTGGCCATGAAGGGGCTGACAACCTATGCCGAGACGCTCTCGGTGTACGGCACCGAGCACACGTTTGTCGATGGCGACGACACGCCCTGGTCGAAGGCATTCCTGGCCTCGGCCTATGCCTCGCGTGGCGTGAAGGTGCGCTTCACATCGGGCACTGGCTCCGAGGCGCTCATGGGCCACGCCGAGGGCCGCTCGATGCTGTATCTCGAGGCGCGCTGCCTGCTCGTCACGCGCGGGGCGGGCAGCCAGGGCGTGCAGAACGGCTCGATCTCCTGCATCGCGCTGCCCGAGTCGCTGCCGGGCGGCGTGCGCGCGGTGCTGGCCGAAAACCTGCTCGCGGCCATGCTCGGTCTCGAGGTAGCCACGGGCAACGATGCGCTGGCCTCGCATTCCGACATCCGCAAGACCGCCAAGCTCATGCTGCAGTTCATCCCTGGCGCCGACTTCATCTTCTCGGGCTATAGCGCGGTACCCAAGCGCGATAACCTGTTCGGCGGCGGGAATTTCGACGCCGAGGATTTCGACGACTATAACGTGCTGCAGCGCGACATGCAGATCGATGGCGGCACCCGCTCGATCTGCGAGGATGAAGCGCTCGCGATCCGCCGTGTGGCCGCGCTGGCCATCCAGGCGGTCTACGCCGAGCTGGGCTTCCCGCCAATCACCGACGCCGAGGTTGAGGCGGCGGTGCTGGCGCATGCCAGCGAAGACATGCCCGCGCGCGATGTGGTGGCCGACCTGGCGGCGGCCGATCGATTTCTGGCCGGCGACCAGACCGTGCTGGCGGTGGTGGCGGCCTTGCAGCGCCGTGGGTTCGTGCAGGTGGCCGCGAATATGCTCGAAATGGGCCGCCAGCGCGTGGCCGGCGATTACCTCCAGCCGGCCGCGCTGTTCGACCACGACTTCCGGGTGCAGAGCGCGATCAATGCGCCGAACGACTACTGTGGCCCCGGCACCGGCTACCGGCTCGACGCCGCGCGCTGGCAGGAGATCCAGCAGATCCGCCAGGCGCGCTCGCCGCGCGAGTTCATCGCCGAGCAGCTGGGCCAGCCACTGGCCCAGCTGGCGCCGCTTGGGCCGGCCAAAGCGGGCACTGGCCGCGAAGTGATCGTGGCGGTTGGGCCGGCCTTCGGCAGCGCGCTGACCCGCACGATCGGCGGGCTGGCCCACGAAGATGTGCTGGCCGCGCTGCTCACCGGCGTGGCGCGCGAGGGCCTGGTGGCGCGGATCGTTAAGGTGTATCACAGCTCCGACTGCGCCGCGATCGGCTACGCTGGCGCGCAGCTCAGCGGCTCGGGCGTGGCGATCGGCATGCAGTCGCGTGGCACTACCGTGATCCACCGGCGCGGGCTGGCCCGGCTAAACAACCTCGAGCTGTTCCCGCAGTCGCCCAGCCTCACCCTGGCGGCCTACGAGCAGATCGGGCGCAACGCCGCGCGCTACGCCAAAGGCGAGCAGCCCACCCCCGTGCCAGTGCAGGTCGACAACTGGGCCAGGCTGCGGCTGATCGTTAAGACGGCACTGCTGCACCGGCGCGAGACCGAGCAGGTGCGCGATCTGCCGCCCGATGAGCTGGCCTTCGATTGGGAGCCGGATGTGTGA
- a CDS encoding CPBP family intramembrane metalloprotease → MSHTLSLPLARRSGAGWAGVAAIALLYAAMYGLNYWLPLQSTNYTTRIWDWSQAALSVAGGVAVLRYRRVLTPRTALIGLALGLLSGLAHTLRDPSFWWNAWQGVGVWVCFAGGAVLFQAGAAPRIAGFEPPPARIAWSLAAGIALAIPLAIINNLYFYTTSGAVQIRNPFASAFAALSPGIHEEVIFRFFVLALCLHLLRYSTARRLALIVAVGLAVVPHSLNHLPDLLLANPTMGIVMLMATCLLFGLPMAVLQVRRNLETAIAFHWWIDFVRFLFGF, encoded by the coding sequence ATGTCTCACACGCTATCGCTCCCACTGGCACGGCGCTCGGGCGCCGGCTGGGCCGGCGTAGCGGCAATTGCACTGCTGTATGCAGCCATGTATGGCCTGAACTACTGGCTGCCGCTTCAATCTACGAACTACACCACGCGGATCTGGGATTGGTCGCAGGCGGCGTTGAGCGTGGCCGGCGGTGTGGCGGTGCTGCGTTACCGGCGCGTACTTACGCCACGAACAGCACTGATCGGGCTGGCGCTCGGGCTGCTCAGCGGGCTCGCCCACACCCTGCGCGACCCGAGCTTCTGGTGGAATGCCTGGCAGGGTGTCGGCGTGTGGGTGTGTTTTGCCGGCGGGGCCGTGCTGTTCCAGGCCGGCGCGGCGCCGCGAATCGCTGGGTTTGAGCCACCCCCGGCCCGGATCGCATGGAGCCTCGCGGCCGGGATTGCGCTGGCTATACCGCTGGCGATCATCAACAACCTGTATTTCTATACCACCAGCGGGGCCGTGCAGATCCGGAATCCGTTTGCAAGCGCCTTCGCCGCGCTTAGCCCCGGCATCCACGAGGAGGTCATCTTTCGCTTCTTCGTGCTTGCGCTATGCTTGCACCTGCTCAGGTACAGCACGGCACGGCGCCTGGCGCTGATCGTGGCGGTGGGGCTGGCGGTTGTGCCGCACAGCCTGAACCACCTGCCCGATCTGTTGCTGGCCAACCCAACCATGGGCATTGTGATGCTGATGGCCACCTGCCTGCTGTTCGGCCTGCCGATGGCAGTGCTTCAGGTTAGGCGCAATCTCGAGACGGCGATCGCATTCCACTGGTGGATCGATTTCGTCCGGTTTCTGTTTGGTTTCTAA
- a CDS encoding diol dehydratase small subunit, which translates to MESKPPTYPLADHAEDLRAASGRALADLTVAAAAEGALTIDDLQISAATLRAQAEIARTAGYGQLAANLTRAAELTAVPNAEVLRMYDMLRPGRASQAELAQLADTLEHTYAAPTCAALVREAAEVYRQRGLARRTSTGR; encoded by the coding sequence TTGGAAAGCAAGCCGCCAACCTACCCACTGGCCGACCACGCCGAGGATCTTCGTGCCGCGAGCGGGCGCGCCCTGGCCGATCTGACGGTCGCTGCAGCCGCCGAGGGCGCGCTGACGATCGACGACCTGCAGATCAGCGCAGCCACGCTGCGCGCGCAGGCCGAGATCGCGCGCACGGCCGGCTACGGCCAGCTGGCCGCTAACCTCACCCGCGCGGCCGAGCTGACGGCGGTGCCGAACGCCGAGGTGCTGCGCATGTACGACATGCTGCGCCCTGGCCGCGCCAGCCAGGCCGAGCTGGCACAGCTGGCCGATACACTCGAGCATACCTATGCGGCCCCTACCTGCGCCGCGCTCGTGCGCGAGGCCGCCGAGGTATACCGCCAGCGCGGGCTGGCACGCCGCACGAGTACGGGCCGGTAG
- a CDS encoding alpha/beta hydrolase yields the protein MAVVVLVHGAWHWGGCWSAVQSLLEQQGCEVYSPSLTLQPGCTLNTHIEQVVELIREHDLEQIVLVGHSYGGIVVAGVLARLPARIHHTVFLDAFLPEPGRTPLDALVPRAGMAVLRGLARLQPMWPSFVSAEGFGIHDPSSASWIDSNLRPHPAETFMARFPYAPAFEPDRCTYVACLEPIRITDHGTVLGRIMARMITASPLTVFAQRAAAAGWHTVDLPVGHNAMVIAPSQVAEIINAVLPTDTLPALAERAVGG from the coding sequence ATGGCAGTGGTTGTACTTGTGCATGGTGCCTGGCATTGGGGCGGCTGCTGGTCCGCCGTCCAGTCGCTGCTCGAACAGCAGGGCTGCGAGGTCTATAGCCCCTCGCTGACGCTCCAGCCTGGCTGCACGCTCAACACGCATATCGAGCAGGTGGTTGAGCTGATTCGCGAGCATGATCTCGAGCAGATCGTGCTGGTGGGCCACTCATACGGCGGTATTGTCGTCGCTGGTGTGCTCGCCAGGCTGCCGGCACGCATTCACCACACCGTCTTCCTCGACGCATTCCTGCCCGAGCCGGGGCGCACGCCACTCGATGCCCTGGTGCCCAGAGCCGGCATGGCCGTGCTGCGCGGGCTGGCACGCCTCCAGCCGATGTGGCCCTCGTTTGTGTCGGCCGAGGGCTTCGGCATCCACGACCCGTCCAGCGCCAGCTGGATCGACAGCAACCTGCGGCCGCACCCGGCCGAAACCTTTATGGCGCGGTTTCCGTATGCGCCAGCCTTCGAGCCCGACCGCTGTACCTACGTGGCATGCCTCGAGCCGATTCGGATTACCGACCATGGAACCGTTCTGGGGAGAATCATGGCGCGTATGATCACGGCCTCGCCGCTGACGGTGTTTGCACAGCGTGCTGCCGCCGCCGGCTGGCACACGGTTGATCTGCCGGTGGGCCATAATGCGATGGTGATCGCGCCGTCGCAGGTGGCCGAGATTATCAACGCCGTGCTGCCGACAGACACTCTGCCGGCCCTGGCGGAGCGGGCGGTAGGCGGCTGA
- a CDS encoding LLM class flavin-dependent oxidoreductase, with protein MEIGVYSFGDVADSSAHSAAQRLHELLEEITLADQVGLDVFGVGEHHRPDFAVSAPAVVLAAAAARTKRIRLSSAVTVLSSDDPVRVFQAFATLDLLSGGRAEIMPGRGSFIESFPLFGYHLNDYDALFAEKLDLLLKLRESERVSWSGQHRATLNDLGVYPRPLQAPLPVWVAVGGTPQSVVRAATRGLPIALAIIGGTPERFVPLVELYREAAGRAGQASARMLVGINSHTYIADTSAQARDEFFPPYAAIMNRIGRERGWPSMTRTQFDALCSPRGALLVGSPDEVAEKILFEHELFGHQRFLAQISLGPLPHAQAMRAIELLGTRVAPMVRAALSRGQASGAQPPGSAGTGGQHQPQ; from the coding sequence ATGGAGATTGGTGTCTACAGCTTTGGCGATGTGGCCGACAGCAGCGCGCATAGCGCTGCCCAGCGGCTGCACGAGCTGCTTGAGGAAATTACGCTGGCCGACCAGGTCGGCCTGGATGTGTTTGGCGTGGGCGAGCACCACCGCCCCGACTTCGCCGTCTCTGCGCCGGCCGTGGTGCTGGCTGCCGCCGCCGCGCGCACGAAGCGCATCCGCCTGAGCAGTGCCGTCACGGTGCTGAGTTCAGACGACCCGGTGCGCGTGTTTCAGGCCTTTGCGACGCTCGACCTGCTCTCGGGTGGCCGCGCGGAGATCATGCCGGGGCGCGGCTCGTTCATCGAGTCGTTCCCGCTGTTCGGCTACCACCTGAACGACTACGATGCGCTGTTCGCCGAGAAGCTCGACCTGCTGTTGAAGCTGCGTGAGTCCGAGCGCGTGAGCTGGTCGGGCCAGCATCGCGCCACCCTGAACGATCTGGGAGTCTACCCGCGCCCGCTCCAGGCGCCGCTGCCGGTGTGGGTCGCCGTCGGCGGTACGCCCCAGTCGGTGGTGCGGGCGGCCACGCGCGGCCTGCCGATCGCACTGGCGATCATTGGCGGCACGCCCGAGCGCTTCGTGCCGCTCGTCGAGCTATACCGCGAGGCCGCCGGCCGCGCCGGCCAGGCCAGCGCGCGCATGCTTGTGGGCATCAACTCGCACACCTATATCGCCGATACGTCTGCGCAAGCGCGCGATGAGTTCTTCCCGCCGTACGCTGCGATCATGAACCGGATCGGCCGCGAGCGCGGCTGGCCAAGCATGACCCGCACGCAGTTCGACGCGCTGTGCTCGCCGCGTGGCGCGCTGCTGGTCGGCAGCCCCGACGAAGTGGCCGAGAAGATTCTATTCGAGCACGAGCTGTTCGGCCACCAGCGTTTCCTGGCGCAGATCAGCCTTGGCCCGCTGCCGCACGCCCAGGCCATGCGCGCGATCGAGCTACTCGGCACCAGGGTCGCCCCGATGGTGCGCGCGGCCCTGTCGCGCGGGCAGGCCTCGGGCGCCCAGCCGCCCGGCTCAGCCGGCACTGGCGGCCAGCACCAGCCGCAGTAG
- a CDS encoding AAA family ATPase, whose amino-acid sequence MPAADAPQFAGFSADLLATLAEPGVGERWAAVQARLHPALLALSEQLRAAGLLRYPRAWPLYEVSFRSLRYINRGPNQRAPIDEYHFALDRPPRGCGIAVSVSGAEQQIVVALQISARARKDDLRRVWEAGRAVWLPLIERVSEVRFAERKEAARPASEPAGAQPPGQLATLSDTWMDRYLALRGSSYLLLGFAYSWGDAQVARPEFAQQIIDDVLALFPLNEAIMEQAEERDPEGAALLRERRASSYAALVLPPIETIVERIHARGFAIADALIRAYHVALQTKPLVILPGISGTGKTRLTRLYADAVLADALAPGRTNDHYLLVAVQPDWHNARDLLGYYNALTNKFHPTPFMRFLQRAAADPATPYFVCLDELNLARPEYYLAPILSALETEDHLLDLGVPAASVESVTGELLPNPFRLPLNVRLTGTVNVDESTHPLSDKLLDRANVIELTDVDLAAFRQAYREPVDELAWQTIVQVHAIVARAGQPFGYRTLAEMLRYIEQARGVLAPAQALDQQIKQKILPKLRGDDTPRLRRALAALLELLLGQPQSVWGKAAQVQPALVAEAPFPDSAEKVRRMLERLEAEGFTDFYG is encoded by the coding sequence ATGCCAGCGGCCGATGCGCCACAATTTGCCGGCTTCAGCGCCGACTTGCTGGCCACCCTGGCCGAGCCAGGTGTCGGCGAGCGCTGGGCCGCCGTGCAGGCCCGGCTGCACCCGGCGCTGCTCGCGCTGAGCGAGCAGCTGCGCGCGGCCGGATTACTGCGCTACCCACGGGCCTGGCCGCTCTACGAGGTGAGCTTCCGCAGCCTGCGCTATATCAACCGTGGGCCAAACCAGCGCGCGCCGATCGACGAGTATCACTTCGCGCTCGACCGGCCGCCGCGCGGCTGTGGTATCGCCGTGTCGGTGAGCGGCGCCGAGCAGCAGATCGTGGTGGCGCTACAGATCAGCGCGCGTGCCCGCAAAGACGACCTGCGGCGGGTGTGGGAGGCCGGCCGCGCGGTGTGGCTGCCCCTGATCGAGCGCGTGAGCGAGGTGCGCTTCGCCGAGCGCAAAGAGGCTGCCAGGCCGGCAAGCGAGCCGGCAGGCGCCCAGCCGCCTGGCCAGCTGGCCACTTTGTCGGACACATGGATGGATCGTTACCTGGCGCTGCGCGGCTCGAGCTACCTGCTGCTCGGCTTCGCCTATAGCTGGGGCGACGCACAGGTAGCGCGGCCCGAGTTCGCCCAGCAGATCATCGACGATGTGCTGGCGCTGTTCCCGCTCAACGAGGCGATCATGGAGCAGGCCGAGGAGCGCGACCCCGAGGGCGCAGCGCTGCTGCGCGAGAGGCGCGCCAGCAGCTATGCGGCGCTCGTGCTCCCGCCGATCGAGACGATCGTCGAGCGCATCCACGCGCGCGGCTTTGCAATTGCCGACGCGCTGATCCGGGCCTACCACGTGGCGTTACAGACCAAACCGCTCGTGATTCTGCCCGGCATCTCGGGCACCGGCAAGACGCGCCTGACGCGCCTGTATGCCGACGCGGTGCTGGCCGACGCGCTCGCGCCCGGCCGCACGAACGACCACTATCTACTGGTGGCGGTACAGCCCGACTGGCACAACGCACGCGATCTGCTGGGCTACTACAACGCCCTGACGAACAAGTTCCATCCTACGCCGTTCATGCGCTTCCTCCAGCGCGCCGCCGCCGACCCAGCCACACCCTACTTTGTCTGCCTCGACGAGCTCAACCTGGCCCGGCCCGAGTACTACCTGGCGCCGATCCTCTCGGCGCTTGAGACTGAGGATCACCTGCTCGACCTGGGCGTACCCGCTGCGAGCGTCGAGAGTGTCACCGGCGAGCTGCTGCCCAACCCCTTCCGCCTACCGCTGAACGTGCGGCTTACCGGCACCGTGAATGTCGACGAAAGCACTCACCCGCTGTCGGATAAGCTGCTCGACCGCGCGAATGTGATCGAGCTGACTGATGTCGACCTGGCGGCATTTCGGCAGGCCTATCGCGAGCCGGTCGACGAGCTGGCCTGGCAGACGATCGTGCAGGTGCATGCGATCGTCGCGCGCGCCGGGCAGCCGTTCGGCTACCGCACGCTGGCCGAGATGCTACGCTACATCGAGCAGGCGCGCGGCGTGCTGGCGCCGGCCCAGGCGCTCGACCAGCAGATCAAGCAGAAGATTCTGCCAAAGCTGCGCGGCGACGACACGCCACGCCTGCGCCGTGCGTTGGCCGCGCTGCTCGAGCTGCTGCTGGGCCAGCCGCAATCGGTATGGGGGAAGGCCGCGCAGGTGCAGCCCGCGCTGGTTGCCGAAGCACCATTCCCCGACTCGGCCGAAAAAGTGCGGCGCATGCTCGAGCGGCTCGAGGCCGAGGGCTTCACCGATTTCTATGGCTAG
- a CDS encoding nitroreductase family protein yields the protein MNTTPAGLRLSRRSFVKILAAAGITSAGGYTLFEYAPWLNYAQQAGDMRRPFDQSTTGAAQSRELVRYATLAASGHNAQPWKFAIQDQAIEIYPDYTRRLPVADAHDRELWISLGCALENLLVAAGALGYATEVSYPAATDVIRVRLAKGTARGSRLFDAIPLRQNTRSEYDRQPIKRAELDQLQAVPLEPGVALHVVTNPRDLDAIVEYLNHGDLSQYADPAFVDELTTWLRFNKKEAMATRDGLYTLCSGNPEVPRWLGQLFVAGTKPQQQADADAQKLRSSPAAIVVAAAADDKTAWVRTGQVYERLALTMTTLNIKSAFLNQPIEVAALRSQFQRTLGLGDALPQLLVRIGYANALPHSPRRPLEQVLV from the coding sequence ATGAATACCACACCCGCCGGCCTACGGCTGAGCCGCCGTAGCTTTGTCAAGATCTTGGCAGCCGCAGGCATAACCAGCGCTGGCGGCTACACACTATTTGAATATGCCCCGTGGCTCAATTACGCCCAACAGGCCGGTGATATGCGCCGGCCGTTCGACCAGAGCACAACCGGGGCGGCGCAGAGTCGCGAGCTTGTTCGCTATGCCACGCTGGCCGCGAGTGGCCACAACGCCCAGCCGTGGAAATTTGCCATTCAAGATCAGGCCATCGAGATCTACCCCGATTATACCCGCCGCTTGCCGGTGGCCGATGCGCATGATCGCGAGCTGTGGATCAGCCTGGGATGCGCGCTCGAGAATCTGCTGGTGGCTGCCGGCGCGCTGGGGTATGCAACCGAAGTAAGCTACCCCGCTGCGACCGATGTCATTCGCGTACGCCTGGCGAAGGGCACCGCGCGCGGCAGCCGGCTGTTCGACGCGATCCCACTGCGCCAGAACACCCGCTCGGAGTACGATCGGCAGCCGATCAAGCGCGCCGAGCTTGATCAGCTCCAGGCAGTGCCGCTTGAGCCAGGCGTGGCGCTGCATGTTGTCACAAACCCGCGCGATTTAGACGCAATCGTGGAGTATCTGAATCACGGCGATCTGAGCCAATATGCCGATCCGGCCTTTGTCGATGAGTTGACAACCTGGCTGCGCTTCAACAAGAAGGAAGCGATGGCCACGCGCGACGGCCTGTATACCCTGTGCTCGGGCAACCCGGAAGTGCCGCGCTGGCTTGGGCAGCTGTTTGTGGCCGGCACCAAGCCGCAACAGCAGGCCGACGCCGATGCCCAGAAACTACGCAGTTCGCCGGCCGCCATTGTGGTTGCTGCGGCCGCCGATGATAAAACCGCCTGGGTACGCACCGGGCAGGTGTACGAGCGCCTGGCGCTCACAATGACCACGCTAAACATCAAATCAGCGTTCCTGAACCAGCCGATCGAAGTTGCAGCGCTCCGTTCGCAATTTCAGCGCACACTCGGCCTGGGCGATGCGCTGCCGCAGTTGCTGGTGCGGATCGGCTATGCCAACGCGCTGCCGCACTCGCCGCGCCGCCCGCTTGAGCAGGTGCTTGTGTAG